The following proteins are co-located in the Telopea speciosissima isolate NSW1024214 ecotype Mountain lineage chromosome 9, Tspe_v1, whole genome shotgun sequence genome:
- the LOC122640699 gene encoding serine/threonine-protein kinase svkA-like — MADAAAIADAIGSRFSSLELIGRGSFGDVYKGFDKELNKVVAIKVIDLEEAEDEIEDIQKEIAVLSQCRSSYVTEYYGSYLHQTKLWIVMEYMAGGSVADLIQTGCPLDEMSIACILRDLLHAIDYLHNEGKIHRDIKAANILLTENGDVKVADFGVSAQLTQTISRRKTLVGTPFWMAPEVIQNSEGYNEKADIWSLGITAIEMAKGEPPLADLHPMRVLFIIPRENPPQLDEHFSRPMKEFVSLCLKKNPAERSSAKELLKHRFIRNARKNPKLLERIRERPKYQLKDDVETPTNAPMAFGDLSGTVKVNRDEKTLQASHVKTLRNAGWDFSMNGSQGTGTIAVKPPQVLGTKEKKSEASYTQATPKKTSESGSKLYSPSRRVVQESSELSPVKDARDLFDDGLQDNSHEDEQLSVSGSGTFVVRSPRVQTSTVLSEQSILSSNKYSSFEDLSPSGTIVLHGQHDDSDTPRTPKSRLGFQEKSSSASLEDSATNLAEAKAAMQAGFKKANARERFILSKLNRDGQESKVTEGTSSSASSSQSHDYFDAHKVIPRLHQASDDENARNLAAASSPAVSVLLVPSLEEAVGDDLEGTGSRVVADSLMDLEHAKPGSCEVLVSRLLQRLGSSKETSLKDLQELGASIFTKCKIASETENADAESKHRWKQQNVDLSENPNLSPLARFLLARWQGQVSRDLNPL, encoded by the exons GGAGGATGAGATTGAAGACATTCAAAAG GAAATTGCAGTTTTGTCCCAATGCCGATCTTCATATGTTACCGAGTACTACGGATCATATCTCCACCAAACCAAACTATGGATAGTTATGGAATACATGGCTGGTGGTTCTGTTGCTGACCTA ATTCAGACAGGTTGTCCTCTAGATGAAATGTCTATAGCTTGCATTTTACGTGACTTACTGCATGCCATCGATTATCTCCACAATGAAGGAAAAATTCACAGAGACATTAAAG CGGCAAACATATTACTGACAGAGAATGGAGATGTTAAG GTTGCAGATTTCGGTGTTTCTGCACAGCTAACACAGACAATTTCGAGAAGAAAG ACACTTGTAGGAACACCTTTCTGGATGGCTCCAGAGGTGATTCAGAATTCAGAAGGATACAATGAGAAG GCAGATATTTGGTCCTTGGGAATCACTGCCATTGAGATGGCAAAAGGGGAACCTCCACTTGCAGATCTACACCCAATGAGGGTTCTTTTCATCATACCTCGCGAAAATCCACCCCAG CTGGATGAGCATTTTTCCCGTCCTATGAAAGAATTTGTTTCGTTATGTTTAAAGAAAAATCCTGCGGAG AGGTCCAGTGCCAAGGAACTTTTAAAGCACCGTTTTATCAGGAATGCTAGGAAAAATCCCAAGCTTTTGGAAAGAATAAG AGAGCGGCCCAAATACCAGTTAAAGGACGATGTAGAAACCCCTACCAATGCTCCTATGGCTTTTGGAGATTTATCTGGCACAGTGAAGGTGAACAGAGATGAAAAAACATTACAAGCCAG TCATGTTAAAACCCTGAGAAATGCTGGGTGGGACTTTAGCATGAATGGATCACAGGGTACAGGAACCATCGCTGTAAAGCCACCGCAGGTGCTTggcacaaaagaaaagaaatcagaaGCCTCATATACTCAGGCTACCCCAAAAAAGACTTCAGAAAGTGGTAGTAAATTATATTCTCCATCCAGACGTGTGGTTCAGGAATCATCAGAACTGTCCCCAGTGAAGGATGCTAGAGATCTATTTGATGATGGATTACAAGATAATTCCCATGAGGAT gAGCAATTATCTGTAAGTGGGTCGGGAACATTTGTTGTACGATCTCCAAGAGTTCAGACATCTACAGTGTTAAGTGAACAAAGTATTTTG TCTAGCAACAAATATTCTTCTTTTGAAGATTTATCTCCCAGTGGGACTATAGTTCTCCATGGCCAGCATGATGATTCTGACACTCCTCGAACTCCTAAATCCAGATTGGGTTTCCAAGAGAAATCTTCGAGTGCCTCACTTGAAGATAGTGCAACCAATCTTGCTGAG GCGAAAGCTGCTATGCAAGCAGGATTCAAAAAAGCAAATGCTCGGGAAAGGTTCATATTGAGCAAGCTTAATAGAGATGGACAAGAAAGTAAAGTAACAGAAGGAACTAGTAGCTCTGCTTCTTCTAG TCAATCTCATGATTACTTTGATGCACACAAAGTAATTCCCAGATTACATCAAGCAAGTGATGATGAAAATGCAAGAAATTTAGCAGCCGCATCATCTCCTGCAGTATCGGTTTTGCTTGTTCCTTCACTTGAAGAG GCAGTTGGTGATGATTTGGAAGGGACAGGTTCGCGTGTTGTGGCAGATTCACTTATGGATCTGGAGCATGCCAAGCCCGGTTCTTGTGAAGTCCTTGTCAGCAGGTTGCTTCAGCGACTGGGAAG ctcaaaagaaacttcattAAAGGACCTCCAGGAGCTGGGAGCCAGCATCTTTACAAAGTGCAAAATTGCCAGTGAAACAGAAAATGCAGATGCAGAATCTAAGCACAGATGGAAGCAACAAAATGTGGATCTGTCTGAGAACCCGAATTTAAGTCCACTTGCAAGGTTCCTCCTTGCCAG ATGGCAGGGTCAAGTTTCAAGAGATCTCAACCCACTTTGA